From Apium graveolens cultivar Ventura chromosome 9, ASM990537v1, whole genome shotgun sequence, the proteins below share one genomic window:
- the LOC141683461 gene encoding potassium transporter 7, translating into MAELTGSDRERGSSMDSIDSRWVYQDDDDDSDNDNDDDYEDLHPQDVIDSDEEDNGEMRLIRTGPRVDSFDVEALDVPGAYRNEYYEDVTLGRSILLAFQTLGVVFGDVGTSPLYTFSVMFSKAPVNGNEDVLGALSLVLYTLFLVPLVKYVLIVLLANDDGEGGTFALYSLICRHANASLLPNQLPSDARISSFRLKVPSPELERSLKIKERLESSLTLKKLLLMLVLAGTSMVIADGVVTPTMSVMSAVGGLRIGVPGIKQDHVVMISVAFLVVLFSLQRYGTSKVGLVIGPALFIWFCLLGGIGIYNLVIYDTSVLKAFNPVHIYYYFKRNSTKAWYSLGGCLLCATGSEAMFADLCYFSVRSVQLTFVLLVLPCLVLGYLGQAAYLMNNHADTTQAFFASTPSGAFWLVFVIANVAALIASRAMTTATFSCIRQSTALGCFPRLKIIHTSRKFMGQIYIPVLNWFLLASTIVLVCSISNIYEIGNAYVIAELGVMMMTTILVTLVMLLIWQINIVVVLIFVIIFLGMELAFFSAVLSSIGDGSWIILVFAIVMFLIMYIWNYGSKLKYETEVRKKMSMELMRQLGCNLGTVRAPGIGLLYNELVKGVPAIFGHFLTSLPAVHSMIIFVCVKYVPVPVVPQGERFLFRRVCSKSYHIFRCIARYGYKDVRKENHQTFEQLLIESLEKFIRREAQERSLESDGEDDSDSEDEASSRVLVAPNGSVYSLGIPLLADYDAMQSHTEASTSDEVNREDPSMSDPEQSLEKELSFIRKAKESGVVYLLGHGDIRARKDSWFIKKLIINYFYAFLRKNCRRGIANLSVPHQQLIQVGMTYMV; encoded by the exons ATGGCTGAACTAACAGGATCCGACCGCGAGAGAGGCTCTTCAATGGATTCAATCGATTCACGCTGGGTCTATCAAGACGACGACGACGATTCCGACAACGATAACGACGACGATTACGAAGATTTGCATCCACAGGATGTAATTGATTCCGATGAAGAAGATAATGGCGAGATGAGATTGATTCGTACTGGTCCTCGTGTCGATTCCTTCGATGTCGAAGCTCTGGATGTTCCTGGCGCTTATCGGAACGAGTATTATGAG GATGTCACTTTGGGAAGGAGCATTCTTTTGGCCTTCCAGACGCTCGGGGTTGTCTTTGGTGATGTTGGAACGAGCCCATTGTATACATTTAGTGTGATGTTCAGCAAGGCTCCAGTAAACGGAAATGAGGATGTTCTTGGGGCGCTTTCACTAGTTTTGTATACATTGTTTTTGGTTCCACTAGTCAAATATGTCTTGATTGTTCTACTGGCTAACGATGATGGTGAAG GTGGTACATTTGCTCTATACTCGTTGATCTGCAGACATGCGAATGCTAGTCTTCTACCAAATCAACTACCATCTGATGCTCGTATTTCAAGCTTCAGACTGAAGGTGCCATCTCCGGAGCTTGAGAGGTCATTGAAGATCAAGGAACGACTGGAATCTTCATTGACACTGAAAAAACTTCTTTTGATGTTAGTTCTTGCTGGAACTTCCATGGTGATTGCTGATGGCGTTGTTACGCCAACAATGTCAG TGATGTCTGCTGTTGGCGGATTGAGGATTGGAGTTCCTGGGATCAAACAAG ATCATGTAGTGATGATATCAGTGGCTTTTCTTGTAGTTTTGTTCAGTTTACAGCGGTATGGGACAAGTAAAGTGGGGTTAGTAATTGGTCCTGCTTTATTCATATGGTTTTGCTTACTCGGGGGCATTGGCATCTACAACCTTGTAATATATGACACCAGTGTTCTGAAGGCATTTAACCCTGTACACATCTATTATTATTTCAAGAGGAATTCAACTAAGGCTTGGTATTCCCTTGGAGGCTGTCTTCTTTGTGCAACGG GTTCCGAGGCTATGTTTGCCGATCTTTGCTATTTTTCCGTTAGATCTGTGCAG CTTACTTTTGTGTTGCTCGTCCTGCCTTGCCTTGTGTTGGGGTACCTGGGCCAAGCTGCATACCTCATGAATAACCATGCTGATACAACCCAAGCTTTTTTCGCTTCTACCCCAA GTGGTGCTTTCTGGCTGGTCTTTGTCATTGCTAATGTTGCCGCATTAATTGCCAGTCGGGCAATGACCACTGCAACTTTCTCTTGTATTAGACAGTCCACAGCACTCGGTTGTTTTCCTCGGCTTAAAATCATTCATACTTCTCGGAAGTTTATGGGTCAAATTTATATCCCTGTCCTCAACTGGTTTCTACTTGCATCTACCATAGTTTTGGTGTGCTCTATCTCAAACATATATGAGATTGGAAATGCATACG TCATTGCTGAGCTCGGAGTGATGATGATGACCACGATTTTAGTTACACTCGTAATGCTCCTTATATGGCAGATTAACATTGTTGTTGTGCTGATTTTTGTTATCATTTTCCTGGGGATGGAACTAGCATTCTTCTCAGCAGTTTTATCTAGTATTGGTGACGGAAGTTGGATTATTTTGGTGTTCGCTATTGTTATGTTCTTGATAATGTATATCTGGAACTATGGAAGTAAGCTCAAGTATGAAACTGAAGTCAGGAAAAAGATGTCCATGGAATTAATGCGGCAGCTTGGCTGCAATCTTGGAACAGTTAGAGCTCCTGGCATTGGTTTGCTATACAATGAGTTGGTAAAGGGCGTGCCAGCAATATTTGGACATTTCTTGACGAGTCTTCCCGCTGTTCATTCTATGATTATTTTTGTCTGCGTCAAGTATGTTCCTGTTCCTGTGGTGCCACAGGGTGAAAGGTTCCTGTTCCGCCGTGTTTGCTCCAAAAGCTATCACATATTTCGTTGCATAGCCAG ATACGGCTACAAGGATGTTCGCAAAGAGAACCATCAAACTTTTGAACAGTTGTTGATTGAGAGCCTTGAGAAGTTTATCCGTAGAGAAGCCCAGGAACGGTCGTTGGAGAGTGATGGTGAGGatgattcagattctgaagatgaggccTCTTCACGAGTTCTTGTTGCTCCCAACGGCAGTGTCTATTCTCTTGGAATCCCTCTCTTGGCTGACTACGATGCCATGCAGTCACATACAGAAGCAAGCACTTCAGATGAGGTTAACAGGGAAGACCCAAGTATGTCCGATCCAGAACAGAGTTTAGAAAAGGAGCTATCATTTATACGCAAAGCCAAAGAATCTGGGGTGGTTTATCTTCTCGGTCACGGGGATATCAGAGCGAGAAAGGATTCCTGGTTCATCAAAAAGCTAATCATCAATTACTTTTATGCTTTTTTAAGAAAGAATTGCAGAAGGGGAATTGCCAACTTGAGCGTGCCTCATCAGCAGCTGATTCAAGTTGGCATGACTTACATGGTTTGA